The Pseudodesulfovibrio sp. zrk46 genome contains a region encoding:
- a CDS encoding TonB family protein produces the protein MGLFLSLLLHVGFLAYALFWASTTDVRVNMDRPVYTVDLLSLAPPPTPAPVVEAPTKEIPAEPQAPVVEATSEPVSEVKEAPVVEAKSEPKIEPKEEKISPKKVEKKVVKKKEEKPKPKPKPQKTAEQLKMEALAAAKATVKKQERKKQKALQDELAALKKEAGAKTYSHGGQDEGVEGGQQGGFKGGVGSGLSEVYALIVGTAIKKNWRYPTFAGEANLITTVEIVLDKEGKILSSKILAPSGNGEFDNSTLRAIRETEYVERPRTDRDRILRINFNSQELSE, from the coding sequence TTGGGCTTATTTCTTTCTCTTCTCCTTCATGTGGGATTTCTGGCGTATGCACTTTTTTGGGCATCTACGACAGATGTGCGCGTTAATATGGACCGCCCTGTGTATACTGTAGATTTGTTGTCTCTGGCTCCACCTCCCACTCCTGCACCGGTAGTAGAGGCGCCAACTAAAGAAATTCCTGCCGAGCCTCAGGCTCCAGTGGTCGAGGCAACATCTGAACCCGTGTCAGAAGTTAAGGAAGCCCCCGTAGTAGAAGCCAAGTCTGAGCCCAAAATCGAACCCAAGGAAGAAAAAATCAGCCCTAAAAAGGTTGAAAAAAAGGTCGTGAAAAAGAAAGAAGAAAAGCCTAAACCAAAACCTAAGCCTCAAAAGACGGCTGAGCAGTTAAAAATGGAAGCTCTTGCAGCAGCCAAAGCTACTGTAAAAAAACAGGAGCGTAAGAAGCAAAAGGCTCTTCAGGACGAATTGGCTGCTTTAAAAAAAGAGGCGGGGGCCAAAACATACTCTCATGGCGGACAAGATGAGGGTGTTGAGGGCGGGCAACAGGGTGGTTTTAAAGGCGGTGTTGGTTCAGGGTTGTCTGAAGTCTACGCATTGATTGTAGGGACTGCGATTAAGAAAAATTGGCGTTATCCTACCTTTGCAGGAGAAGCAAACCTCATAACTACTGTAGAAATCGTCCTTGATAAAGAAGGCAAAATTTTATCATCGAAAATTCTAGCCCCATCAGGAAATGGCGAGTTTGATAATTCGACATTAAGGGCTATTCGTGAAACGGAATATGTAGAGCGACCTAGGACAGATCGTGATCGTATTCTACGCATCAATTTTAACAGTCAGGAACTCTCAGAGTAA
- a CDS encoding PD40 domain-containing protein — translation MKRIALTSIVSVLAIFVAFSAYAAGPLTVDIHGPGQRLVNIVLLPPKGLDGNPIPNASAKAFEELVANNLSYIPFLKLISTSELLGGDPSKGVKGSDIDFKPLQLARVDLCMTTGWNGNYIEARVYETFSGRRVVGKSYNDVDKTTLAMAADRFCSAFLEALAGKKGFFDSPIAFVRQEGKAKEIYTVLPQGRELKRITKLGGFNLSPAWSMEGDKIAFTHIGKTRHELGVYDSKAKKIHLYTKGLGQTVISPVFGPNDRLTVALNRNGATNIYELDSKIKPKRMLARSPYIDVSPSFDRSGNLMVFTSGRAGNPHIYLMDIKSGKISRVTLTGKYNTHPCISPNGRYVAYTHRTSNGHRIYLHDLSTGREKQLTFGPGNDEYPAFGPDGYFVAFASNRAGEYKLYLTTRHGDTPRKISTGAGAAFAPAWDTSLQW, via the coding sequence ATGAAACGCATAGCACTCACATCAATTGTCAGCGTCCTTGCCATATTTGTGGCTTTTTCTGCCTATGCCGCAGGTCCGTTAACTGTAGATATCCACGGGCCTGGTCAGAGGCTGGTAAATATCGTTCTTCTTCCTCCAAAAGGGCTCGATGGTAATCCCATACCAAATGCTTCAGCAAAAGCTTTTGAGGAATTGGTTGCCAACAACCTAAGCTATATTCCTTTCCTCAAATTGATTTCTACGAGTGAACTTTTAGGAGGGGATCCTAGTAAGGGGGTGAAAGGTAGCGATATTGATTTTAAGCCCTTACAGTTAGCCCGTGTCGATCTGTGTATGACTACTGGCTGGAATGGGAATTATATTGAAGCACGTGTCTATGAGACATTTAGTGGGCGTCGTGTGGTTGGAAAGTCCTATAATGATGTAGACAAAACAACTTTGGCGATGGCAGCAGATCGTTTCTGTTCAGCCTTCTTGGAAGCTTTAGCTGGTAAGAAGGGATTCTTTGATTCCCCAATCGCTTTTGTGCGTCAAGAAGGTAAGGCTAAAGAAATATATACAGTGCTACCTCAAGGCCGTGAGTTGAAGCGTATCACCAAACTTGGCGGATTCAATCTAAGTCCTGCATGGTCCATGGAGGGGGACAAGATCGCTTTTACTCATATTGGTAAGACGCGACATGAACTTGGCGTATACGATAGCAAGGCTAAGAAGATTCATCTTTATACTAAAGGGCTTGGGCAGACAGTTATTAGTCCTGTCTTTGGCCCTAATGACAGACTAACTGTAGCTCTCAATCGAAATGGTGCCACCAACATCTATGAGTTAGACTCAAAGATTAAGCCTAAGCGTATGTTGGCACGTAGTCCCTACATTGATGTTTCTCCGAGCTTTGATCGTTCTGGTAATCTTATGGTTTTCACCTCAGGTAGAGCGGGGAATCCCCACATTTATTTAATGGATATCAAGTCTGGGAAAATTAGCCGAGTAACCCTTACTGGCAAGTATAATACTCATCCGTGTATTAGTCCCAATGGCCGTTATGTGGCATATACCCATCGTACTTCCAACGGGCATCGTATTTACTTGCATGATTTATCAACAGGTCGTGAAAAACAGCTGACTTTCGGTCCTGGAAATGATGAATATCCAGCCTTTGGTCCCGATGGATATTTCGTTGCTTTCGCTTCTAATCGTGCAGGTGAGTATAAACTTTATTTGACTACCCGTCATGGGGATACTCCTCGTAAGATATCTACTGGGGCAGGTGCTGCTTTCGCTCCGGCATGGGATACTTCGCTTCAATGGTGA
- the pal gene encoding peptidoglycan-associated lipoprotein Pal, whose translation MKFRWNLALMVFLALALMIGAGCAKKKTTSTPPGAQVEVKDNTEWTPPPPPPAEPKVDEAALAAEAEARAKAEAVEELTSVVIHFAFDSYELTEESRAILAMKANIMRRYKNVRVVIEGHCDERGTEEYNLALGERRARAAYEHLVILGVDPERMSLVSFGEERPVDPAHNETAWAKNRRAEFVVQ comes from the coding sequence ATGAAATTTAGATGGAACCTTGCACTGATGGTCTTTTTGGCTCTCGCGCTGATGATCGGCGCTGGTTGCGCCAAGAAAAAAACGACCAGCACCCCTCCCGGTGCTCAGGTAGAGGTTAAGGATAACACCGAGTGGACGCCGCCTCCGCCGCCACCAGCTGAGCCTAAGGTTGATGAGGCAGCTTTAGCTGCTGAAGCAGAAGCTCGTGCTAAGGCTGAGGCTGTTGAGGAGCTTACCAGTGTGGTAATCCATTTTGCTTTTGACTCCTATGAATTGACTGAAGAGTCTCGTGCCATTCTTGCTATGAAGGCCAACATTATGCGTCGTTATAAGAATGTTCGTGTGGTTATTGAAGGGCATTGTGATGAACGTGGCACTGAGGAATATAACCTGGCCCTCGGTGAGCGTCGTGCTCGTGCAGCGTATGAGCATCTTGTAATTCTTGGTGTTGATCCTGAACGTATGTCTCTTGTGAGTTTTGGTGAAGAGCGCCCGGTCGATCCAGCTCATAATGAAACAGCTTGGGCAAAGAATCGTCGTGCAGAGTTTGTTGTTCAGTAA
- a CDS encoding phosphatidylglycerophosphatase A → MANTSPSDKLATSLATLGPIGHFPKAPGTWGALAAIVAAPWLFLSFPLWGRILILIMLLAIGTWACNRAEKVLGKKDPGCIIIDELFGQWLTLLFFSGIPIGFIVIGFILFRVFDIFKPWPVRWAETAFSGGFGVMIDDGVAGLYALICLHFIVWVF, encoded by the coding sequence GTGGCAAACACATCCCCATCTGATAAACTGGCAACCTCCCTGGCTACACTCGGACCAATCGGTCATTTCCCTAAAGCTCCAGGGACTTGGGGGGCACTAGCAGCTATTGTTGCTGCGCCATGGCTATTCCTCTCATTTCCATTATGGGGGCGTATTCTTATACTCATAATGCTTCTTGCAATAGGAACATGGGCTTGCAACCGAGCAGAGAAGGTTCTTGGCAAAAAAGATCCAGGCTGCATTATCATTGATGAACTCTTTGGCCAATGGCTCACCCTACTCTTTTTCTCAGGTATCCCTATCGGGTTTATTGTCATCGGTTTTATTCTGTTCCGAGTTTTCGATATATTCAAACCTTGGCCTGTACGGTGGGCTGAAACTGCATTTTCAGGTGGCTTTGGTGTTATGATTGATGATGGTGTTGCAGGACTTTATGCGCTGATATGTTTACATTTCATTGTTTGGGTGTTCTAA
- a CDS encoding Maf family protein translates to MKQTIIGPFKTNTTIILASGSPRRRELLNDLGLNFEVHPSEAEEPAPLIGEEPTAYALRMAEMKTIEVSKSYKGKVILGADTIVVLNEDIMGKPENEADALEKLSALSGKTHQVISAYCLILPSGEIVSHAVTTDVDMRISSKAELKGYIATGEPIDKAGAYAIQGIGTFLVTAIRGSYTNVVGLPVARVLDTLLQNNIIEAREG, encoded by the coding sequence ATGAAACAGACAATCATAGGCCCATTCAAAACGAACACTACGATTATTCTAGCATCAGGCTCTCCTCGTAGGCGTGAGTTACTTAACGATCTCGGGCTAAATTTCGAAGTGCATCCCAGTGAAGCAGAAGAACCTGCGCCATTGATAGGTGAAGAACCAACAGCCTATGCTCTCAGGATGGCTGAAATGAAAACAATCGAGGTTTCAAAATCTTACAAAGGGAAAGTGATACTTGGTGCAGATACCATAGTGGTGCTAAATGAAGATATTATGGGAAAACCCGAAAATGAAGCTGATGCTTTAGAGAAATTAAGTGCTCTCTCGGGGAAAACACATCAGGTGATCTCGGCATACTGCCTGATACTTCCAAGTGGTGAAATTGTATCTCATGCCGTAACAACGGATGTCGACATGCGAATTTCTTCAAAAGCAGAACTAAAAGGCTACATTGCTACTGGCGAACCAATAGATAAAGCCGGTGCATACGCCATCCAGGGCATTGGAACCTTTCTCGTCACTGCCATCCGCGGTTCATACACCAATGTTGTAGGACTGCCCGTCGCTAGGGTCCTTGATACGTTACTTCAAAATAATATAATCGAAGCAAGAGAGGGTTAA
- a CDS encoding OmpA family protein → MQEIQKNNGSDFTSFEQVGDHITVRGMNDWVVPWADLMMVMFVLFVVLFVYASTHQDVKVLFSDQSRGNAQSTSTLDPLIGLIGQISSRVDSTGASSNVRIAGKKVLYRNRAEGISVMREGPNRVRISLRGEMFFAAGDDVLRSDALTYLREIAEVIRLSVGMVHVIGYASADEAEGSRSFGLSSRRADDVADLLMSEFKIDPRRIVVSGRGAYAPELPGISEANQEMNRRVEIIITNEN, encoded by the coding sequence ATGCAGGAAATACAGAAAAACAATGGCTCTGATTTTACCTCCTTTGAGCAGGTTGGCGATCACATTACCGTTCGTGGGATGAATGATTGGGTGGTACCATGGGCTGATTTGATGATGGTCATGTTCGTCTTGTTTGTAGTGTTATTCGTCTATGCCAGTACGCATCAGGATGTAAAAGTTCTGTTTAGTGATCAAAGTCGTGGCAATGCACAGTCAACAAGTACTCTTGACCCATTAATAGGGTTGATTGGGCAGATATCAAGTCGAGTTGATTCAACAGGAGCCTCTAGTAACGTACGAATAGCTGGGAAGAAAGTATTATACCGTAATCGTGCCGAAGGGATATCTGTCATGAGAGAAGGGCCAAATCGTGTTCGTATTTCATTGCGGGGGGAAATGTTCTTTGCTGCAGGCGATGATGTGTTGAGATCTGATGCATTAACATATTTGCGAGAAATTGCTGAAGTTATTCGTTTGAGTGTGGGGATGGTCCACGTAATCGGATACGCTTCTGCTGATGAGGCTGAAGGCAGCAGGAGTTTTGGACTATCTTCTCGTCGTGCGGATGATGTGGCTGATCTTTTGATGAGTGAATTTAAGATTGATCCTCGAAGAATTGTTGTCTCAGGGCGAGGGGCGTATGCGCCAGAATTACCGGGGATATCTGAAGCTAACCAAGAAATGAATAGACGTGTTGAAATAATCATCACAAATGAGAACTAA
- a CDS encoding MotA/TolQ/ExbB proton channel family protein — MNKKNLIGVIISLFIFVSSFLLTGAAAAYWNVAAFLVVASGLTAAMLISYPVQHVKNAFMVAKNAYTSGHVTSEEIVTTLLDLSVKSKVDGILSLERTKNGDTSIFLKNGLILLVDNYKEDEIRETLNTEMAFFNLRRQQSERFFQTMAKMAPAFGVAGSVIGLIGLLMGINDTAVILKNIPVAFISTLYGLVLSNLIFSPIAENINYSTRAELLNQKLVMEGVVAISKEQNSYKLERKLTSFLSPSERKGKTETLRRITRKYVQKRQGPAEQVVDPADHLNDSEQAA; from the coding sequence ATGAATAAAAAGAACTTAATTGGCGTTATCATCAGTCTATTTATTTTTGTCAGTAGTTTCTTGCTGACTGGTGCTGCCGCTGCATATTGGAATGTGGCAGCTTTCCTAGTTGTTGCTTCTGGACTGACTGCAGCAATGCTCATCAGCTATCCTGTACAACATGTTAAAAATGCATTTATGGTCGCAAAAAATGCTTACACTAGCGGGCATGTTACCTCAGAAGAGATTGTCACCACGCTACTTGACTTATCAGTCAAGAGTAAGGTTGATGGGATACTATCCCTTGAACGTACAAAGAACGGCGATACATCTATTTTCCTTAAAAATGGACTTATTCTTCTGGTTGATAACTATAAAGAAGATGAAATTCGTGAAACATTGAATACGGAGATGGCATTCTTTAACCTGCGACGACAGCAAAGTGAAAGATTCTTTCAAACCATGGCAAAGATGGCTCCTGCATTTGGTGTCGCAGGAAGTGTAATTGGCCTTATTGGTCTTCTTATGGGGATCAATGACACTGCAGTGATTTTAAAAAATATTCCAGTTGCTTTTATTTCGACACTATACGGATTGGTTTTGAGCAATCTTATCTTTTCGCCAATTGCAGAAAATATTAATTATTCTACGAGAGCTGAACTCTTGAATCAAAAGCTGGTGATGGAAGGTGTTGTGGCGATAAGTAAGGAGCAAAATTCATACAAGCTGGAAAGAAAACTTACCTCTTTCTTAAGTCCGAGTGAGCGAAAGGGTAAGACTGAAACACTACGACGTATTACGCGTAAATATGTACAGAAGCGGCAAGGTCCTGCTGAACAGGTCGTGGACCCTGCCGATCATTTAAATGATTCTGAACAAGCTGCATAA
- a CDS encoding glucokinase — protein MAKILAADIGGTNSRFALFDDANGELVMEDSIWLKTHGAESFAQLLTQLWESDFQAKPGGFDSAALAVAGAVRDGVECPYLPNAPWGVDLRKVDFRVRKACLINDFAAQAYACRTRAVKDAMILQGGEEEDGVIGVIGAGTGLGYSALIKGENEWVALPSEGGHMAFPFTGKKEAEYSEFNRRASGRNWAEGDSVVTGLGLQLVHKFLTGEDKSPADISEAITPESETTKWYARFYARACRNWSIALMCKGGLYIAGGIAAKNPMFVNVPEFLEEFHNSHVYEEFLYSVPIKLNTNEESGLLGAGLYAMQLLGR, from the coding sequence ATGGCGAAAATATTGGCAGCGGACATAGGCGGAACTAATAGTCGCTTCGCCTTGTTTGACGACGCAAATGGTGAGCTTGTGATGGAAGATTCCATTTGGCTCAAAACCCATGGGGCAGAATCCTTTGCACAGCTGTTAACACAGCTTTGGGAGAGTGATTTTCAAGCTAAGCCTGGTGGGTTCGATAGTGCAGCTCTTGCGGTAGCTGGTGCTGTCCGTGATGGTGTAGAGTGCCCCTATCTTCCCAATGCTCCTTGGGGAGTAGATCTTCGTAAAGTTGATTTTAGGGTGAGAAAAGCATGCCTTATCAACGATTTCGCGGCACAAGCATATGCCTGTCGCACTCGTGCTGTAAAGGATGCAATGATTCTTCAAGGTGGTGAAGAGGAAGATGGCGTGATTGGCGTCATTGGGGCTGGAACTGGGCTTGGCTATTCAGCACTAATTAAGGGTGAGAATGAATGGGTGGCGTTGCCTTCTGAAGGCGGTCATATGGCTTTCCCATTTACTGGCAAAAAAGAGGCGGAATATTCAGAGTTTAATAGACGGGCTAGTGGACGCAATTGGGCCGAGGGGGACAGTGTTGTCACGGGACTTGGTTTGCAGCTTGTTCACAAATTTTTGACAGGAGAAGACAAGTCTCCTGCTGATATCTCTGAAGCAATCACACCGGAAAGCGAAACCACTAAGTGGTATGCTCGATTTTATGCACGAGCCTGTCGTAATTGGTCTATTGCGCTGATGTGTAAAGGTGGTTTGTATATTGCCGGTGGGATAGCTGCAAAAAATCCTATGTTTGTGAATGTCCCCGAATTTCTTGAGGAGTTTCATAATTCTCATGTGTATGAAGAATTCTTATATTCCGTACCTATTAAACTGAACACCAACGAAGAAAGCGGGTTGCTTGGTGCAGGACTCTACGCCATGCAATTGCTTGGTAGATAG
- a CDS encoding TVP38/TMEM64 family protein: protein MQTATMKRLSIISVIIVLVACYFLFDLGQFFSLEYLKESREKFQGLYDKHTFVVLGAYFLLYVVVTALALPAATVITLAGGALFGLVTGVVVVSFASTIGASVAFLMSRYLLRGWVQSRFSDKLAKVNDGIEKDGAFYLFTLRLIPVFPFFVINTVIGLTSMHLKTYYWVSQLGMFPATVVYVNAGKELGELESLSGLLSPSLIISFAILGVFPLVVKKVLGWFQSRRSNG from the coding sequence ATGCAGACTGCTACCATGAAGAGGCTTTCAATTATTTCAGTCATTATTGTACTTGTGGCTTGTTATTTTCTGTTTGATTTGGGGCAGTTTTTTTCTCTCGAATATCTCAAAGAATCTCGCGAAAAATTCCAAGGACTATATGACAAACATACCTTTGTAGTCTTGGGTGCATATTTTCTGCTATACGTTGTGGTTACAGCCTTGGCTCTACCGGCAGCTACGGTAATTACTTTGGCAGGAGGTGCTTTGTTTGGGCTGGTAACTGGTGTAGTCGTTGTCTCTTTTGCTAGCACTATTGGTGCGTCAGTAGCTTTTTTGATGTCTCGATATTTGTTACGAGGTTGGGTGCAAAGTAGATTTAGTGACAAACTGGCGAAGGTTAATGATGGGATTGAAAAAGATGGCGCGTTCTATCTATTCACCTTGCGCTTAATTCCGGTTTTCCCTTTTTTTGTCATCAATACCGTCATTGGCCTTACATCAATGCATTTAAAAACATACTATTGGGTTTCTCAATTGGGCATGTTTCCGGCAACTGTTGTCTATGTCAATGCAGGTAAGGAGTTGGGAGAATTGGAGTCTCTTTCAGGGCTTTTATCTCCAAGTTTGATTATTTCTTTTGCTATTTTAGGTGTTTTCCCTCTTGTGGTTAAGAAAGTCCTTGGTTGGTTTCAATCTAGGAGATCAAATGGTTAG
- a CDS encoding FAD-dependent oxidoreductase yields the protein MVSFDYDLGIIGGGAAGLTVASGASQLGVKTLLIEKESKLGGDCLHYGCVPSKTLIKTASVYHKMKNAERYGLPKVDLPPIQFSKVAERIQNVIEAIQIHDSVERFCGLGVKVEFGNAYFVDEHTVEFNSKRVSAKFWVIATGSEPAGLPLAGIEDVDYLTNKDLFSLNELPKSMAVLGAGPIACEMAQAFSRLGAEVIILQRSGQILSAEDEDMAIVVQDAFCEEGIDLKLNTQSTAVRKTSCGTEIVYEQGGEAHIICTEKLLIAAGRKPSIESLMLDNAGVKYDLRGIAVDNRMRTSCKHIFAAGDVIGQFKFTHAAGYEASIIISNIVFRLPRKADYTWLPWCTYTEPEFASVGMNEKRAKMAGIEYSVWIEEFSDNDRARAEGASEGRIKLVLDKKEKPLGVQIVGHHAGELVAEWVAALNANTGLTTLASAIHPYPTVSEINKRVAGKVLSRKIFSDKVRKTLSFVFDYKGRACTLD from the coding sequence ATGGTTAGTTTTGATTATGATTTAGGAATCATCGGCGGTGGAGCAGCAGGACTAACGGTTGCATCCGGAGCTTCTCAGCTAGGTGTAAAGACACTACTGATTGAAAAGGAGTCAAAGCTTGGAGGAGACTGTCTTCACTACGGGTGTGTGCCGAGTAAGACTTTGATAAAAACCGCTTCAGTTTATCATAAAATGAAAAATGCTGAACGGTATGGTCTGCCAAAGGTTGATCTGCCACCTATTCAATTCTCCAAGGTGGCAGAGCGAATTCAGAATGTCATTGAGGCTATTCAAATTCATGACTCGGTGGAACGATTCTGCGGGTTAGGTGTAAAAGTGGAATTTGGTAATGCCTATTTTGTTGATGAGCATACCGTTGAGTTCAATAGCAAACGAGTTTCAGCTAAATTTTGGGTAATTGCTACAGGTTCTGAACCTGCAGGGTTGCCTTTAGCTGGAATTGAAGATGTCGATTATTTGACCAATAAGGACTTGTTCAGTCTTAATGAATTACCGAAATCAATGGCCGTTTTGGGTGCTGGTCCTATTGCTTGTGAAATGGCACAGGCCTTTTCTCGTTTGGGGGCAGAAGTAATCATTCTTCAACGAAGTGGGCAGATTTTGTCTGCAGAAGATGAAGACATGGCTATTGTCGTTCAAGATGCTTTTTGTGAAGAGGGCATTGATTTGAAATTGAATACCCAATCTACTGCTGTAAGAAAGACAAGTTGTGGTACTGAAATCGTCTATGAGCAGGGAGGGGAGGCTCATATTATATGTACGGAGAAATTACTTATTGCTGCTGGCCGTAAGCCGAGTATTGAGAGTCTTATGTTGGACAATGCAGGTGTCAAATATGATTTGCGAGGAATTGCTGTAGACAACAGAATGCGCACCTCATGTAAGCATATTTTTGCAGCGGGTGATGTGATTGGCCAGTTCAAATTTACACATGCTGCAGGGTATGAAGCGAGCATCATTATATCTAACATTGTATTCCGATTGCCTCGGAAAGCTGATTATACTTGGTTGCCTTGGTGTACTTACACTGAGCCTGAGTTTGCCAGTGTTGGTATGAACGAGAAAAGAGCAAAGATGGCGGGAATTGAATATTCTGTTTGGATAGAAGAGTTTTCTGATAATGATCGCGCTAGGGCAGAAGGAGCCTCTGAAGGACGAATCAAACTTGTACTGGATAAAAAAGAGAAACCACTTGGCGTACAAATCGTTGGCCATCATGCTGGAGAGCTCGTTGCTGAGTGGGTGGCTGCATTGAATGCCAATACAGGGCTTACAACTCTAGCTTCAGCAATTCATCCATATCCAACTGTTAGCGAAATCAATAAAAGAGTAGCAGGAAAGGTGCTTTCTCGTAAAATCTTCTCAGATAAAGTTCGTAAGACATTGAGCTTTGTTTTTGATTACAAAGGCCGGGCCTGCACCCTTGATTAA
- the gpt gene encoding xanthine phosphoribosyltransferase gives MGDKSRYQKMFPVSWEQLHRDCRALSWRLMEKGPWKGIIAITRGGLVPAAILARELEIHLIDTICISSYNWKDQGSANILKTIENDGEGWLLIDDLVDTGKTAKVVREMVPNAHFATVYAKPEGRPMVETYITEVSQDTWILFPWDAASQFVEPIIQTVD, from the coding sequence ATGGGTGACAAAAGCCGATACCAAAAAATGTTCCCGGTATCTTGGGAGCAGTTGCATCGTGACTGCCGGGCTCTTTCTTGGCGTCTCATGGAGAAGGGGCCGTGGAAAGGAATTATCGCCATCACTCGTGGCGGCTTAGTCCCTGCAGCTATTCTTGCCCGCGAACTCGAAATACATCTAATCGATACAATCTGTATTTCCAGTTATAATTGGAAAGACCAGGGAAGTGCCAACATTCTTAAAACCATTGAAAATGACGGCGAGGGCTGGCTGTTGATCGACGATCTTGTCGATACCGGCAAAACCGCCAAAGTCGTGCGAGAAATGGTTCCAAATGCTCATTTTGCTACAGTTTACGCCAAGCCTGAAGGGCGTCCAATGGTGGAAACATATATTACAGAAGTTAGTCAGGATACATGGATTCTCTTTCCATGGGATGCTGCTTCTCAGTTTGTGGAACCTATTATCCAGACTGTTGATTAA
- a CDS encoding BMP family ABC transporter substrate-binding protein encodes MKKMLKLFVVVASMAMMLSLFACGEAPQEKKPEPAPAPKAEAPKEESKKIKVGFVYVSPVGDAGYSYAHDQGRKAVDALDWTETAFVESVPEGADSERVIRNMARKDFDVIFTTSFGYMDPTIKVAKEFPEVDFMHCSGFKKSENVNNYFGRIYQSRFLTGMVAGAMTKSNKLGYVAAFPIPEVIRGINAYTIGARMMNPDAEVRVVWTKTWYDPALEKDAAKSLLDAGCDVIAQHQDSPAPQEAAQEAGAYSVGYNSDMSSFAPKAHLTSAIWNWAPVYVKTVEEVKNGTWKGDQSIWWSMADGVVDIAPMGPMVPEDVKAKVMAEKAKLVAGNDTIFAGPIKNQKGEVVIAEGTTAPDGDLLGMTWFVEGVVGTTE; translated from the coding sequence ATGAAAAAGATGCTGAAACTGTTTGTCGTCGTCGCTTCTATGGCGATGATGCTGTCTCTCTTCGCCTGTGGCGAAGCACCCCAGGAGAAAAAGCCTGAACCGGCCCCTGCGCCAAAGGCTGAAGCTCCCAAGGAAGAATCCAAGAAAATCAAAGTTGGATTCGTCTATGTTTCTCCAGTTGGTGATGCAGGCTACTCCTACGCTCATGATCAGGGGCGAAAAGCAGTGGACGCACTGGATTGGACTGAGACGGCTTTTGTCGAGTCTGTACCCGAGGGAGCTGACTCTGAGCGTGTTATTCGTAACATGGCCCGTAAAGACTTTGATGTAATATTCACCACCAGCTTCGGCTACATGGATCCGACTATCAAGGTCGCGAAGGAATTTCCCGAAGTTGATTTCATGCACTGCTCTGGCTTCAAGAAGTCCGAAAACGTGAATAACTACTTCGGCCGCATCTATCAGTCCCGTTTCCTCACCGGTATGGTCGCTGGCGCTATGACCAAGTCCAATAAGCTTGGTTACGTGGCAGCTTTTCCTATTCCCGAAGTTATTCGCGGTATCAATGCATATACCATCGGTGCTCGTATGATGAACCCGGACGCAGAAGTCCGCGTTGTCTGGACCAAGACATGGTATGATCCCGCATTGGAAAAGGACGCAGCTAAGTCTCTGCTGGACGCCGGTTGTGATGTGATCGCCCAGCATCAGGATTCCCCAGCTCCTCAGGAAGCTGCTCAGGAGGCTGGTGCCTACTCCGTTGGCTACAACTCTGATATGTCCTCCTTTGCTCCTAAGGCTCATTTGACCTCCGCTATTTGGAACTGGGCTCCGGTTTACGTGAAGACTGTGGAAGAAGTTAAGAACGGCACCTGGAAGGGTGACCAGTCCATCTGGTGGTCCATGGCTGACGGCGTTGTTGATATCGCCCCCATGGGGCCCATGGTTCCTGAGGACGTCAAGGCTAAGGTTATGGCTGAGAAGGCCAAGCTCGTAGCTGGCAACGACACCATCTTTGCCGGTCCTATCAAGAACCAGAAGGGTGAAGTGGTTATCGCAGAAGGAACCACCGCTCCTGACGGTGATCTGCTTGGCATGACTTGGTTTGTCGAAGGCGTTGTTGGAACCACCGAATAA